The segment aacttcagtcctgatcgGCACAATCAACTCTTCATTAATTTTCTGAATTGTATCCCTTTGAATCCCAATGTTTATGGAGAAATGAcacttgaaattatttatttaaattgaatgtTAGAAGGAAGTTAAGTGTTTTCTGGGCAGCAACAACTTTTGgtgagtttttatttatttgtgcaaGAAACCAAGAAAATGCCATATGTATTTTCCCCGTAGAGAAAGCGTAATAAATATGCTCAATATAGAAAAcggaaaaactattttaaagtcAGGGCTGTAGATTGAAAGTCGAATATTGTGTGATTTTGATCTGTAATGGCAGTTGGATTaaattaatatttatttttgcctTTAAGGGTCTCACTATCTATATTTTGGCTACCAACCAAATAATTGACTCATTAGAGTAGCAGAGGCTAAACTTCCTTAtcctcaaaaagaaaaaaagctcACACTCTTGCCAAAATGTATGCAATGTGCATTAACACagccaaaacatttatttaaaagccAAAAGGTCCGTAGTGAGACACAATCTTGTTAAACCTCTGACTCAGCTCTTTTCTTCTTCCCGATGCCTCAGCTATGGGAAAACAAACTGATGCAGTCCAAGGCGGTGGAGGGCTTCCACACGGAGGAGCAGGCAGCCCTGCAGGCCGCAGCgcagctgcaacaacaacaacaacaacaacaacatcaacagcaGCATCAGGTGCAGCATCAGGTGCAGCATCAAGTGCAGCATCAGGTGCAGCATCAGGTGCAGCATCAGGTGCAGCATCAGGGGCAGCATCAGGTGCAGGTCCAACAGGTGCAGCAGgtgcagcagcaagctcagGCCCAGCAGGTCATCCAGCAGCAGCAAGGTCAGTCAGCACCGTCACTAACAACAACTAATGCTAATGCATGCAACAGAGACTGCTAACACCTGTGAAGTCCATTACTATTACACACCACAACATGTCCATTTGGAGAAGTCATATTCAGCCTTCCTACTAAACACACGTTTTTTACATTGATATTCAGAAAGTGAAACAATTTTACAAAACTACAATATGATTTTAACTTTAAACTGTAAGAGCCAGTTGTAGATTAAATGACTTGACACAATTGGTATTTTATCATCCCTATTTCTCTGTTGAAGCATTTTAGTTTCAGGGTGTTATCAGAAGTTTTTGTGTTCTAACGGTATTTGGGCCAAAGGGCCTTTATTGGAGATGTTAGAGTTGAaagggggagacagaggggGGGACATTGCCTGAAATGTTCTGTCGTATCAGGATTGGGACCAGCCTACTAGGCAGCGTGGACCATATATGGGCAACCAGCTCTAACAGCTGAGCTATCCGGTACCCCATTGTTAGAAGTTTTCAATGGTGTCACGATTTAAATTCCTTATTGATTGAGATTTTaatttcaacctttttttttctctcctccCCCACCTACTTGCTTCCGAAATAAAAGGTCATTTCACAGATGAACCAAATAGTTTACGGGTAGCTTGCCGCTGCACTTTTCAAGACTCCACAGCCATTGTTAGAGTTAGAGATAGTGGACAAAAAACAAAAGTGGAAAAGCCTTCTGCTTCCTGGAATCCAGTGGTTGGGAAACATGTTTCCTAAACAACCTGAGCGATGTAAATATGGTGGCTATATGACACTTGATAACAAGTAGCCTCGCCTGTCTTGTCAAAGAAGGGTTTGAGTAAATTACAGTTTTCATGGCATAAAGCCAGTCTTATCTTTTACAAATTAAGACTCCCAAAGAGcaaacagtgctgaaaagaaaattgAAAGTCCTTACATCGACATTTTATATTAAATTATAAACAAATTGTTCAAATGCGCTCATATGGCCTAAGTGTGTAGTACATtgctaaaaaaacaacaacatgctgtgtatatatatatatatataacaaactTAAAACACTGTAGCCATCAATTTAAACAAGATTTCTTTAAATGCAAATAATTATCTCGGCATAAAACCAAATTATCTTTGATCTTTATGAATCAATACTGTCTAGTCTAACAATAGCAAAGCTGTCGGTGCTGGAAAAAATGATTTAATGATCTAATTGCGACTAGAAAAAAAAAGTCTGGTAGAATTATGGAGAGTCGTGATGCTTATGTTGTGATTTAACCGTGTCTCTCTGCACAGCTCCCCAGCAGCAAGTCATTGTCCAGGATCCCAAGATCCTACAGCACATGAATGCAACGGGCATGGTAAGTAGATAATGCACATCGCTTATatctagggttgggtaccgagaaccggttccaacatttcgattccaacggcatcatttagaaatgtgaatttcggttccgcttttcgattcctgaggaaatgtttctcgccgctctgcgtagcctactgtatgactgcggcggggcgggaaatgtagcgttgtatctacacttcctacagtgtaacctgggACCAGGGCCAGCCcgtagcactggcgttatagatgttcgccgagggcgccagatctgtggaggcgctgcgctgacagcaatgggagggaaaacaaatgtttagaccgttggtgctcatcctaattttcggtctagatgtaacaacattcataattaagtaaatgtaacacccttttcatcccggttacacgtttcatttgccctgtacgatgggcgctgcaagtgatgaaaatgggggatgttggcttatctggcgcccgcagctcacagccaaagtgcgcgtgagcgagggagcgagggagggcgctgtttttattagcatctggtgctagctgctctaacggaagaagatgtttctacaatgatgtggaggagagtcctctccagtcagactgagaggctgataacttcagctcagtgaggtaaaggactctgagtgtttagatagttcactttagtctaagttatctcagtgggtctcaaacgttttgatcacaatttatgtaaacacatatttccaaggctctcctttataattattgggataaacaggtttgaaatcattccaatgtatactatagaacagtaaaccagacatatcgttttaaactggagagatacaaaaatatgcattaataaaataagatatgaatgaacacaaataaaatacgttacatttatttgttattggctatgggttattggttatgttcacatacttatttaattatgaaaatgtaaaccgatctttttcatatgggtgtttagagtccCTTCAGAGAAATGTTCTTAAAGCTAAACTCAGTACTACCTGTGTGCATTTGAAGAGGCCCTATTAAGCTTCTTTGGGGTTTCCCTGGCGTGTATtaaaggtttgtgtgcatgtaaatggcctgcaaaggctaaaatccctgtgttccttccagagggagtttctctcccaccccccccccccccccctgcctgaaacacctccctTGAACTCCTATGTTTACTTCCGTAgagtagtgacatcactatttaaCACTCGTCCTTTCTAGTGGCTATCGCTCCAACACTTTGTACATGATAGACTAAGGGGCGgtaatctctaagcggttgaccaatcacaacagagccggccagtttaccaatcagagcagactgggctctggtttcagacagagggtgaaaaaagGTGCTGCAGTATGATAAAAACAAAGACCTTTCTGAACTTGAaagcatgtcacagtagagacacaagaTACAGATATGAACCTGACAAcgagcagaatagggcccctttaaagcaCCGCGACAGAGCTGTTACACCTTGAAGATCTTAAAAACTGAAACGGTCATTGTTTTTCAATCCATTTTATTTATCAAGCGCTTtatcaggtgctcaaagaccctTTACAGAGATATAAAAAGTCCATTTAAAATAGAGCAATAAAACAACATGTGTCACAAGGACACAGCGTTAACCACATTAAGTGTGCTTAATTGTGTGTCTAGATCTTTGATCATGCGAGTGTGTACCTGACTCccttgtgtgtgtttcctcCTTTTGTCCTCTAGAGTGCAGCAGCGACCGCAGCGACCCTCGCCCTGCCCACAGGGGTCACCCCGTACCAACAGCTCATCACCAGCCAAGGTGAGACGCTCACAGGTTCATCAGTGCAGCACATTGGGAAGACAAATATCCACATTCCCAAATGAATGAATTGCTACATGAATCACAAGTTGGAGCTTGGTCATGATAACGATAAAAGAACAGGAAGTTGCTAAGGTAGTGTGCTATGAGactgttatttgtatttttttcctaGCTATTCACACAATTAAAATTCCAGATTTTCTCAGTCATTTTAATTTAAAttgaaatgtaataaaataatgaatGAATGTATTGACTCATTTGACTATTATGTGACTTTCATAGAAAATGCGCTTTTCATTTCGAAGGCAGTGTTTCAGTTACTTTGAGTTTGTATCCGCTCTTACTGTAATACCTAGACGTACCTGGGAAATGTGGAGGATAGTTTGAAGGTCTTTTCTGAAGTGGAGGCCTGCGTCTGCCATTACGTCTCTGACCTCAACACAACTCTTTTCCCGGCTTTATCTTTTATCGCCCTCGCCAGGCTCTTTCCCCGTTAATGGCTTTCCATCAGATACAAAAACACACTCTGCCTTAAACACACATCTGTGCTCattggtcacacacacacacacacacacacacacacacacacacacacacacacacacacacacacacacacacacacacacacacacacacacacacactcgcgctcAGAAAAGAGCCATAAGAGAAAACGAGATGCGAAACCCCAGATTGAGAAACTGCGGTTTAAGAAATTGGCATGACAACTTCTCCTGGTGCTTGTTTGCTGTGTAACTCACTACATCTCACATAGAAGAAGCTGTAAAACACTGTAGTCTACATATAGCCAATGCCCTCTCACAGACTACCCCTCCCCCCtctgttcccccccccccaggtcAGATCCTGCAGGTGGTCCGGGCTGCCAACGGGGCTCAGTACATCATCCAGCAGCCGCAGCAGCAGATCCTCTTGCAGCAGCAGATGCAGCCCGGGGGGGTGCAGGCACCGGTCATACAGCAGGTATGCCCCATTAGACAGGTAGGAGCACCTTTGATTTGTCAACAACACCGTTAAAGATTAAGAACAAAGGCTGTAAGGGCGACAGGGCTGCATGTATCCATTTGTCTGGCTATGGAGCCAAACAGCTTTCTTGTAATAGACTGATTATACACAGTATGTATATTTGTACATACATTATCGTTATGAAAAACACAGCCTATTACAAGAAAGCTGTTTGGCTACATAGCCTTGATGCGTAGAGTATATTGAAAAATGCAACGTATAACATAACATTAGTTTATTCAGGACACCCATGACTACTTAATGTTACCTTTTTGTTCAGTGACTTTTCAAATGAAACCAGCAGTATTCAAATGcatcacagcagccagaccctaACATCTCAACAACAAACCTCAACTTTTGGCATTTTAAGATCGAGCTCCCTCCAAACTGTTGTATAGTTTTTTGCAgattgtgagtgtttcctgtttcctgtgtgCAGGTCCTGGCTCCTCTGCAGGGAGGCATCCCCCAGCAAACAGGAGTCATCATCCAGCCGCAGCAGATCGTCTTAGCTTCAGGAAACAAAGTCCAAGGCAACACACAGGTCAGCACTACTTTATTATTACATGACGTAGAGCAGCGGCtttcaaagtgtgaggcgcATCCAAGACGCAGACTCATTGTTCCCTCTAAAGTAGGGGTGAGTGCAGTAAGGAGGCAAAGTTGACGTTCAGTGTGTTGCCGGGAGCATATAAAGATTTCTCCACGATGTTGAAAATGttaataatgttttaaaaaattgtttaaaacataaagatAAAAAGGTTTGAAAAAGTTATTGTTTAATGGTTAAAGGAGGTGACGctactcagccaatcaaatggGTGCAGTCAGTGAGTCAGCACGATAGATTCAAACACAGAGACGAGACAAGAGGAGAGAAACAGTCAGGCATTTCAAATGGCGAAAGGTAGACAGCGAAAACAGAGCATTTACTGACATGCTCTCttactggacctctttgaaatgcaattgaatacccctgcattatagcagcaacaacaacaataataataataataataataatagcaataataattgggagggtggggggggctgttcttatgttttctgggggaggctcaccttcccacactttgaaacCCCTGACGTAGAGGAATACTCTATTCCGATTGGTCAATGTTGAACTTCAGCGGTCTGATATTTGTCGATAGTAGACCGTTGCTAAAGACGCTCTGATAGAGAGACCATGTGCAGTCAAATCAAtccgcagaaagaagtccggtcagcTGTGACATTAGTGTCAATCTAATCAAATACTTAGTGAATAcgcttattttatatttgtggagagcACGAGACTTGGCTGAATTGTCCCTATTAACAAGAGAAGGTAAAAGGTTAAATGCCACAGAGAGGGGAATCAgcagcagaagacagacaggaagtaaacacaggaacacggtatgggctcTGGCAGCGTTTGAAGACTGGTCATTGGAAGAGAAACTGTGAACAGACTTGGACATTTAAAGAAATCTTCGATCAGTGCTGCCCTCATTTTGCTATGCTAGAACAGACTATTTTTTTCCTTAGCAGGAGCAATATGATCATTTTTAAATCAGTGAAATCATGTGTAAATCCAGAGATGGTCTTAATCACTCTTATTATCCCTAACGGCTCTATTCTGGAGCTTATAAGTCTTGTGACAtccaccccccctctcttcctcctGTCAGGTGATGCAGTCGGCGCAGAtggcccagcagcagcagcagccggctCAGGCCGCTCAGGTGCAGCTGCAGCAGGCCCAGGGCGCAGCTGCACCACAGGCCCAGCAGCAGCCTCAGGCCCAGCAGCAGCCTCAGGCCCAGCAGCAGCCTCAGGCCCAGCAGCAGCCTCAGGCCCAGCAGCCTCCCATGATGCTGCAGGTGGACGGCGCCGGAGACACCTCCTCAGAAGAGgacgaggatgaggaggagtacGATGAAgatgaggacgaggagaaggacAAGGAGGGGGGAGAGGACGGCCAGGTGGAAGAGGTGGGAAACTATACGGTTTACATCTTGTATTAGACATTTTACAATTCTCACACAACTCAATTTTCCCTGGGATGAATCTCTGGTTCTTTATTGAAACTGATCAAATGCTGTAGGTTAAACGCAGCGGCACTGCAGTGTCAACTATTTGTAATGctataaatgataataataagacTTGCTGTAAAGACCAGACATTAATTTCCAAGAGCTTATTCGCCATAACTcgatttaatatttaatattgtgTTGGTTTGTTCCCGTGTCAGGAGCCGCTGAACAGTAGTGATGATGTCAGCGATGAGGAGGACCATGAGCTGTTTGATACAGAGAATGTAGTGGTGTGCCAGTATGACAAGGTGAGAAATGATCTGTGGAGTGGAAGAATATGGTAAAACATAACTCCATCAGCCTTTCTGGAAAAATACAGTGGAAAATATTTTAAGTTTCCCTTAATCACCGCTCTATCCCTGGACTGATCACTAGTCTATAGAGCAACCCTGAAGTTAGCATTGCAAGGGCTTCTTCGACAAAATGCAATGGGATTTTTCTATTGGATTTTAGAATATTGtcgaaaataagatctgtggcgaACAGACACTTGTGATAATCTCCCATATGAACACCACTTTGTGATTTAAGTAGCATCAATGCAATCGCCAAAATTGTAAGATAAGattaggctataaacaaacttACATCTCGTTGTCATGACTTCATGCCACCACCACCACCGCTAAATGACATTTATAGTCTCATTTAGTTTGTGTTAGAAACTGCCGTTTATGACACATTCACAAAACATACTCCTGTGGGTTATTTAAAGGACGAAACATGAACATTTCTTAAGCAAGCATGACTTAGTATTTGACCTCTTCTGGTTCCCCTAACTCATTTCCGGGTTTTCGGAGTCATTCCTTCATCACTGCACTTTAGGACTCACACACATATTGGCTAAAGTTAACACTTAAATGCAAAAACAGTTATTTACATTTGTCAATCGATGAAAAAACATTTTAACGATTTAAAACATTACTACTACTAAGAAGGACTTTgataaaatatgaatgtaatatCAGTTTTATATAACAAATCAACTCTGGCGTTATATAATATATGTTTGCCTATATCATATAAATCCTTTGAAAAAGTGCTAAATATTTCCCCAAAAATGTGTTTGATGGCAGATTCTCCcatttatgaatc is part of the Pseudochaenichthys georgianus chromosome 24, fPseGeo1.2, whole genome shotgun sequence genome and harbors:
- the gtf2a1 gene encoding transcription initiation factor IIA subunit 1 isoform X5, whose protein sequence is MASSANSNPVPKLYKSVIEDVINEVRELFLDEGVDEQVLLELKTLWENKLMQSKAVEGFHTEEQAALQAAAQLQQQQQQQQHQQQHQVQHQVQHQVQHQVQHQVQHQVQHQGQHQVQVQQVQQVQQQAQAQQVIQQQQAPQQQVIVQDPKILQHMNATGMSAAATAATLALPTGVTPYQQLITSQGQILQVVRAANGAQYIIQQPQQQILLQQQMQPGGVQAPVIQQVLAPLQGGIPQQTGVIIQPQQIVLASGNKVQGNTQVMQSAQMAQQQQQPAQAAQVQLQQAQGAAAPQAQQQPQAQQQPQAQQQPQAQQQPQAQQPPMMLQVDGAGDTSSEEDEDEEEYDEDEDEEKDKEGGEDGQVEEEPLNSSDDVSDEEDHELFDTENVVVCQYDKIHRSKNKWKFHLKDGIMNLNGRDYVFSKAIGDAEW
- the gtf2a1 gene encoding transcription initiation factor IIA subunit 1 isoform X1 → MANVRGAVHKPKLYKSVIEDVINEVRELFLDEGVDEQVLLELKTLWENKLMQSKAVEGFHTEEQAALQAAAQLQQQQQQQQHQQQHQVQHQVQHQVQHQVQHQVQHQVQHQGQHQVQVQQVQQVQQQAQAQQVIQQQQAPQQQVIVQDPKILQHMNATGMSAAATAATLALPTGVTPYQQLITSQGQILQVVRAANGAQYIIQQPQQQILLQQQMQPGGVQAPVIQQVCPIRQVLAPLQGGIPQQTGVIIQPQQIVLASGNKVQGNTQVMQSAQMAQQQQQPAQAAQVQLQQAQGAAAPQAQQQPQAQQQPQAQQQPQAQQQPQAQQPPMMLQVDGAGDTSSEEDEDEEEYDEDEDEEKDKEGGEDGQVEEEPLNSSDDVSDEEDHELFDTENVVVCQYDKIHRSKNKWKFHLKDGIMNLNGRDYVFSKAIGDAEW
- the gtf2a1 gene encoding transcription initiation factor IIA subunit 1 isoform X3, with product MANVRGAVHKPKLYKSVIEDVINEVRELFLDEGVDEQVLLELKTLWENKLMQSKAVEGFHTEEQAALQAAAQLQQQQQQQQHQQQHQVQHQVQHQVQHQVQHQVQHQVQHQGQHQVQVQQVQQVQQQAQAQQVIQQQQAPQQQVIVQDPKILQHMNATGMSAAATAATLALPTGVTPYQQLITSQGQILQVVRAANGAQYIIQQPQQQILLQQQMQPGGVQAPVIQQVLAPLQGGIPQQTGVIIQPQQIVLASGNKVQGNTQVMQSAQMAQQQQQPAQAAQVQLQQAQGAAAPQAQQQPQAQQQPQAQQQPQAQQQPQAQQPPMMLQVDGAGDTSSEEDEDEEEYDEDEDEEKDKEGGEDGQVEEEPLNSSDDVSDEEDHELFDTENVVVCQYDKIHRSKNKWKFHLKDGIMNLNGRDYVFSKAIGDAEW
- the gtf2a1 gene encoding transcription initiation factor IIA subunit 1 isoform X2; this translates as MASSANSNPVPKLYKSVIEDVINEVRELFLDEGVDEQVLLELKTLWENKLMQSKAVEGFHTEEQAALQAAAQLQQQQQQQQHQQQHQVQHQVQHQVQHQVQHQVQHQVQHQGQHQVQVQQVQQVQQQAQAQQVIQQQQAPQQQVIVQDPKILQHMNATGMSAAATAATLALPTGVTPYQQLITSQGQILQVVRAANGAQYIIQQPQQQILLQQQMQPGGVQAPVIQQVCPIRQVLAPLQGGIPQQTGVIIQPQQIVLASGNKVQGNTQVMQSAQMAQQQQQPAQAAQVQLQQAQGAAAPQAQQQPQAQQQPQAQQQPQAQQQPQAQQPPMMLQVDGAGDTSSEEDEDEEEYDEDEDEEKDKEGGEDGQVEEEPLNSSDDVSDEEDHELFDTENVVVCQYDKIHRSKNKWKFHLKDGIMNLNGRDYVFSKAIGDAEW
- the gtf2a1 gene encoding transcription initiation factor IIA subunit 1 isoform X4; this encodes MQSKAVEGFHTEEQAALQAAAQLQQQQQQQQHQQQHQVQHQVQHQVQHQVQHQVQHQVQHQGQHQVQVQQVQQVQQQAQAQQVIQQQQAPQQQVIVQDPKILQHMNATGMSAAATAATLALPTGVTPYQQLITSQGQILQVVRAANGAQYIIQQPQQQILLQQQMQPGGVQAPVIQQVCPIRQVLAPLQGGIPQQTGVIIQPQQIVLASGNKVQGNTQVMQSAQMAQQQQQPAQAAQVQLQQAQGAAAPQAQQQPQAQQQPQAQQQPQAQQQPQAQQPPMMLQVDGAGDTSSEEDEDEEEYDEDEDEEKDKEGGEDGQVEEEPLNSSDDVSDEEDHELFDTENVVVCQYDKIHRSKNKWKFHLKDGIMNLNGRDYVFSKAIGDAEW